Proteins encoded by one window of Pseudochaenichthys georgianus chromosome 9, fPseGeo1.2, whole genome shotgun sequence:
- the LOC139434456 gene encoding C-C motif chemokine 21-like, whose product MRAEAKTAARGGPGLEGVDRGSRGGRALRGPGSRAKTRQLRRPGRKVLTGQLRRPGSTLCRPDRNRSRLLLGVICVGFASAQIAQDCCIKVAGKRFPLQILQSYTIQDAGQGCSISATVFVSKVGKTLCVPHPNDKAWVKSYIRQLNQKHQRHH is encoded by the exons atgagggcggaggcgaagaccgcggctcgaGGGGGGCCGGGGCTCGAGGGTGTAGACCGCGGCTCGAgggggggccgggctctcagggggccgggctcgagggcgaagaccagacagctccggaggccgggcaggaaagtgctgacgggacagctccggaggccgggcagcaCCCTGTGTCGGCcagacaggaaccggagccg CCTCTTGCTGGGTGTCATCTGCGTTGGGTTTGCATCAG CCCAGATTGCCCAAGACTGCTGTATCAAGGTTGCTGGGAAGCGTTTTCCACTCCAAATCCTCCAAAGCTACACCATTCAGGATGCTGGACAAGGATGCTCCATCAGCGCTACTGT GTTTGTTTCAAAAGTTGGAAAAACCCTCTGCGTCCCCCATCCCAACGATAAAGCCTGGGTGAAGAGTTACATTAGACAGCTGAATCAGAAACATCAAAGACATCACTAA
- the LOC117453020 gene encoding C-C motif chemokine 21-like, translated as MASRIALLLLLGVICVGFASAQIAQDCCIKVAGKRFPLQILQSYTIQDAGQGCSISATVFVSKVGKTLCVPHPNDKAWVKSYIRQLNQKHQRHH; from the exons ATGGCCTCTCGAATTGCACTTCTCCTCTTGCTGGGTGTCATCTGCGTTGGGTTTGCATCAG CCCAGATTGCCCAAGACTGCTGTATCAAGGTTGCTGGGAAGCGTTTTCCACTCCAAATCCTCCAAAGCTACACCATTCAGGATGCTGGACAAGGATGCTCCATCAGCGCTACTGT GTTTGTTTCAAAAGTTGGAAAAACCCTCTGCGTCCCCCATCCCAACGATAAAGCCTGGGTGAAGAGTTACATTAGACAGCTGAATCAGAAACATCAAAGACATCACTAA